Proteins from a single region of Streptococcus oralis:
- a CDS encoding YvcK family protein — translation MRKPKITVIGGGTGIPVILKSLREKDVDIAAIVTVADDGGSSGELRKNIQQLTPPGDLRNVLVAMSDMPKFYEKVFQYRFSEEAGAFAGHPLGNIIIAGLSEMQGSTYNAMQLLSLFFHTTGKIYPSSDQPLTLHAVFKDGSEVAGESHIADHPGMIDHVYVTNTLDDETPQASRRVVNTILESDMIVLGPGSLFTSILPNIVIEEIGQALLETKAEIAYVCNIMTQRGETEYFSDSDHVEVLHRHLGRPFIDTVLVNIEKVPREYMDTNRFDEYLVQVEHDFAGLCKQVPRVISSNFLRLENGGAFHDGDLIVDELMRIIQVRK, via the coding sequence ATGAGAAAACCAAAGATAACGGTAATTGGTGGAGGAACTGGTATCCCCGTCATTTTGAAAAGCTTGCGAGAAAAGGATGTTGATATCGCAGCCATCGTAACGGTAGCTGATGATGGTGGATCTTCTGGTGAGCTAAGAAAGAATATCCAACAGCTGACACCACCAGGTGATCTTCGCAATGTCCTGGTAGCCATGTCGGATATGCCTAAATTTTATGAGAAGGTTTTTCAGTACCGCTTTTCAGAAGAGGCTGGAGCTTTTGCGGGTCATCCGCTAGGAAATATTATCATTGCTGGCCTATCTGAAATGCAAGGGTCCACTTACAATGCCATGCAGCTGCTAAGTCTCTTTTTCCACACAACAGGAAAAATCTACCCCTCAAGCGATCAGCCTTTGACACTGCATGCAGTCTTTAAAGACGGTTCTGAGGTGGCAGGTGAGAGCCACATTGCAGATCATCCCGGCATGATCGACCATGTTTATGTGACCAATACCTTGGATGATGAAACACCGCAAGCCAGCCGTCGAGTGGTCAATACTATCCTAGAGAGTGACATGATTGTCTTGGGGCCTGGTTCCCTCTTTACATCGATTTTGCCGAATATTGTCATTGAGGAGATCGGGCAGGCTCTCTTGGAGACTAAGGCAGAGATCGCCTATGTCTGCAATATCATGACCCAGCGTGGGGAAACAGAGTACTTTTCAGACAGTGACCACGTGGAAGTCCTCCATCGACACTTAGGTCGGCCTTTTATTGATACAGTCTTGGTTAATATCGAAAAGGTTCCTAGAGAATACATGGATACCAACCGTTTTGATGAATATTTGGTTCAGGTAGAGCATGACTTTGCTGGTCTTTGCAAGCAGGTTCCTCGTGTGATTTCATCCAACTTCCTTCGTTTGGAAAATGGAGGTGCCTTCCATGATGGCGATTTGATTGTAGATGAATTGATGCGCATTATACAGGTGAGAAAATGA
- a CDS encoding NAD(P)/FAD-dependent oxidoreductase: protein MSQLYDITIVGGGPVGLFAAFYAHLRQAKVQIIDSLPQLGGQPAILYPEKQILDVPGFPNLTGEELTNRLIEQLNGFETPVHLNETVLEIEKQVQGFTITTNKGSHLTKTVIIAMGGGAFKPRPLELDGVENYENIHYHVSNIQQYAGKKVTILGGGDSAVDWALAFEKIAPTILVHRRDNFRALEHSVQALQESSVTIKTPFVPSQLLGDGKTLDKLEITKVKSDETETIEVDHLFVNYGFKSSVGNLKNWGLDLNRHKIIVNSKQESSQAGIYAIGDCCYYEGKIDLIATGLGEAPTAVNNAINYIDPEQKVQPKHSTSL from the coding sequence ATGTCTCAACTTTATGATATTACTATTGTAGGTGGCGGTCCTGTTGGGCTCTTTGCTGCCTTTTACGCCCACCTCCGCCAAGCCAAAGTCCAAATCATCGACTCCCTTCCCCAGCTAGGTGGCCAGCCTGCCATCCTCTATCCTGAGAAGCAAATCCTTGATGTACCAGGTTTTCCAAACTTAACTGGGGAAGAGCTGACCAATCGCTTGATTGAACAGCTAAACGGCTTTGAAACACCTGTTCACCTCAACGAAACTGTTCTTGAGATTGAAAAGCAAGTTCAAGGTTTTACCATCACAACCAACAAAGGAAGCCACCTGACCAAAACAGTCATCATTGCCATGGGTGGTGGTGCCTTTAAACCACGTCCACTCGAATTAGATGGCGTCGAAAACTATGAAAATATCCACTACCACGTTTCCAATATCCAACAATACGCTGGGAAGAAAGTAACCATCCTTGGTGGGGGAGACTCAGCTGTGGACTGGGCTCTAGCTTTTGAAAAAATTGCGCCAACTATCCTTGTTCACCGTCGAGATAACTTCCGCGCCTTGGAACATAGTGTGCAAGCCCTGCAAGAATCATCTGTGACCATCAAGACACCGTTCGTCCCTAGCCAACTCCTTGGAGATGGTAAAACACTCGACAAACTAGAAATCACCAAAGTCAAATCAGATGAAACCGAAACTATCGAAGTAGACCATCTCTTTGTCAACTACGGCTTCAAGTCTTCTGTTGGTAATCTTAAAAATTGGGGTCTGGACCTCAACCGTCACAAGATTATCGTCAATAGCAAGCAAGAGTCTAGCCAAGCAGGTATCTATGCTATCGGCGACTGCTGCTACTATGAAGGTAAGATTGATTTGATTGCTACAGGACTGGGTGAAGCTCCAACAGCTGTTAACAATGCTATCAACTACATCGACCCAGAACAAAAAGTTCAACCAAAACACTCAACCAGTTTATAA
- the cdaA gene encoding diadenylate cyclase CdaA — MNFQPLSNLQYWTSLFSSPWTIVTNLIDILIVTYILYHFTKAIAGTKIMILVRGVLVFILGQILSNMIGLTTISWLINQIITYGVIAAVVIFSPEIRTGLERLGRATDFFYNAPISAEEQMVRAFVKSVEYMSPRKIGALVAVQRVRTLQEYISTGIPLDAKISSELLINIFIPNTPLHDGAVIVREDRIAVTSAYLPLTENTGISKEFGTRHRAAIGLSEVSDALTFVVSEETGGISITYNGVFKHDLTLEEFESELRRILLPTSEKKQGLKERLLGGLKHEKK, encoded by the coding sequence ATGAATTTTCAACCATTATCCAATTTGCAATACTGGACGAGTTTGTTTTCAAGCCCTTGGACAATAGTCACCAATCTGATTGATATTCTCATTGTGACTTATATTTTATATCATTTTACCAAAGCGATTGCAGGGACCAAAATCATGATATTGGTACGGGGAGTCCTGGTCTTTATTTTAGGCCAGATTTTGTCCAATATGATTGGTTTGACGACCATTTCCTGGTTGATCAATCAGATCATCACTTATGGGGTTATCGCAGCAGTAGTTATCTTTTCACCAGAGATTCGGACTGGTTTGGAGAGATTGGGTCGAGCTACTGATTTCTTCTACAATGCCCCTATTAGTGCGGAAGAGCAAATGGTTCGTGCCTTTGTCAAATCAGTCGAGTACATGAGTCCTCGTAAGATTGGTGCTCTGGTAGCAGTTCAGCGAGTGAGAACCTTGCAGGAGTACATCTCAACTGGGATTCCTCTAGATGCTAAAATTTCCTCTGAGTTATTGATTAATATCTTTATCCCCAATACTCCCTTGCACGATGGTGCGGTCATTGTCAGAGAAGACAGGATCGCCGTAACTTCAGCCTACCTACCCCTGACTGAAAATACAGGAATTTCCAAGGAGTTTGGGACACGTCACAGGGCAGCGATTGGTTTGTCGGAAGTATCAGATGCTCTTACCTTTGTGGTTTCAGAGGAAACAGGCGGAATCTCAATCACCTATAATGGAGTCTTTAAGCATGATTTGACCTTGGAAGAGTTTGAATCGGAGTTAAGAAGAATCTTGCTTCCGACATCAGAGAAAAAACAGGGTCTGAAAGAGCGTTTGCTAGGAGGATTGAAACATGAGAAAAAATAG
- the whiA gene encoding DNA-binding protein WhiA, whose translation MSFTVAVKEEILGQHHLSRHELSAIIKMSGSIGLSTSGLTLSVVTENAKLARHLYESFLHFYEIKSEIRHHQRSNLRKNRVYTVYTDERVQELLADLRLADSFFGLETGIDPDILADEEAGRAYLCGAFLANGSIRDPESGKYQLEISSVYLDHAQGLASLLQQFLLDAKVIERKKGAVTYLQRAEDIMDFLIVIGAMQARDNFERVKILRETRNDLNRANNAETANIARTVSASMKTINNISKIKDRMGLENLPVDLQEVAQLRIQHPDYSIQQLADSLSNPLTKSGVNHRLRKINKIADEL comes from the coding sequence ATGAGTTTTACAGTCGCAGTAAAAGAGGAAATTCTTGGTCAACATCATCTAAGCCGACATGAATTGTCTGCCATCATCAAGATGTCTGGCAGTATCGGTCTCTCGACTTCTGGCCTAACCTTGTCAGTGGTGACTGAAAATGCTAAGTTGGCTCGGCATCTCTATGAGTCCTTTCTCCATTTTTATGAGATTAAGTCTGAGATTCGACACCATCAGAGAAGCAATCTTCGCAAGAATCGTGTCTACACGGTCTATACCGATGAGAGAGTGCAGGAGCTTTTAGCTGATTTGCGGCTTGCGGATTCCTTCTTTGGTTTGGAGACGGGCATTGATCCCGATATTTTAGCAGATGAAGAAGCTGGTCGTGCTTACTTATGTGGAGCCTTTCTGGCAAATGGTAGTATTCGAGATCCTGAGTCTGGCAAGTACCAGTTGGAGATCAGTTCCGTTTATCTGGACCACGCCCAAGGACTAGCCTCTCTCCTCCAGCAATTTTTACTGGATGCCAAGGTTATTGAGCGCAAGAAAGGTGCAGTTACCTATCTCCAGCGTGCAGAAGATATCATGGATTTCTTGATCGTGATTGGGGCCATGCAGGCTCGTGATAACTTTGAGCGTGTCAAGATTTTGCGTGAAACCCGTAACGATCTCAATCGCGCCAATAACGCTGAAACAGCCAATATCGCTCGGACAGTTTCTGCCAGTATGAAGACCATTAATAATATCAGTAAAATCAAAGATAGAATGGGCTTGGAAAATTTACCCGTGGATTTGCAAGAGGTGGCTCAGTTGCGAATCCAGCACCCAGACTACTCTATCCAGCAGTTGGCAGATAGCCTGAGCAATCCCCTAACCAAAAGTGGTGTCAACCACAGACTCAGAAAGATCAATAAAATAGCAGATGAATTATAA
- the rapZ gene encoding RNase adapter RapZ, which translates to MTKKQLHLVIVTGMSGAGKTVAIQSFEDLGYFTIDNMPPALLPKFLQLVETKDDDHKLALVVDMRSRSFFSEIQAVLDELENQDDLDFKILFLDAKDKELVARYKETRRSHPLAADGRILDGIKLERELLAPLKNMSQNVVDTTELTPRELRKTIAEQFSDQEQAQSFRIEVMSFGFKYGIPIDADLVFDVRFLPNPYYLPELRNQTGEDQAVYDYVMNHEESESFYQHLLALIEPILPSYKKEGKSVLTIAVGCTGGQHRSVAFAKRIAEDLAKNWPVNESHRDKDRRKETVNRS; encoded by the coding sequence ATGACAAAGAAACAACTTCACCTGGTGATTGTGACAGGGATGAGTGGTGCAGGGAAAACGGTAGCCATTCAGTCCTTCGAGGATTTGGGATATTTCACTATTGACAATATGCCGCCAGCCCTCTTGCCAAAGTTTTTGCAGTTGGTAGAGACCAAGGATGATGACCATAAGTTAGCCCTAGTAGTCGATATGCGGAGCCGTTCCTTCTTTTCAGAGATTCAGGCTGTTTTGGATGAATTGGAAAACCAAGACGATTTGGATTTTAAAATTCTCTTTTTGGATGCAAAAGATAAGGAATTGGTGGCACGCTATAAGGAAACTAGAAGAAGTCACCCTCTAGCTGCTGATGGTCGGATTTTAGATGGCATCAAGCTGGAACGTGAACTCTTGGCACCTTTGAAAAACATGAGTCAAAATGTGGTGGATACGACAGAACTCACTCCTCGTGAACTGCGTAAAACCATTGCAGAGCAATTTTCAGACCAAGAACAAGCCCAGTCTTTCCGTATCGAAGTCATGTCTTTTGGATTCAAGTATGGTATCCCGATCGATGCAGACTTGGTTTTTGATGTTCGTTTCTTGCCAAATCCATACTACCTTCCGGAGCTCCGTAATCAGACAGGTGAGGATCAAGCAGTTTATGACTATGTGATGAATCATGAAGAGTCTGAAAGTTTCTATCAGCACTTGCTTGCCTTGATTGAGCCCATTTTGCCAAGTTACAAAAAAGAAGGCAAGTCTGTTTTAACTATCGCAGTAGGTTGTACAGGTGGACAGCACCGTAGTGTTGCCTTTGCCAAACGAATTGCTGAGGACCTTGCTAAAAACTGGCCTGTCAATGAAAGCCATCGTGACAAAGACAGAAGAAAGGAAACGGTAAACCGTTCATGA